AAAATTCTCGATAAATTCTTTTTTCATAAAGGTAAACGTCTGTCTCATGCGTTCGTCTCCTCCAAGAATAGTTTTTCTAACGTTTGTTGTTCTTTAACCAATGATTCGATAGGGTAATGATGTTGAGATAATTTATCCAAGATTGCTGCTTGTGATTCAGCTGTTGTAATCATTAGCTGCTCTTGATCATGTGAAACAAGTTGCACGCCAGTTGCTGTCATTTCTTTCAAATAGGCTTCGTACGCCCACGCTTCACTAAATTTAAGTGTGTAATGAGCTTGCGTTTGGTGCTCTGCTAAAACATCTTGCAAGCGCCCTTCCCGCACCAATTTGCCATTCGCTAAAATACCAATATGATCACAAACACGTTCAATATCACTTAAAATATGCGTTGATAAAATGACCGACATTTCTTCTTTCAACGATGCTAGTAAATCCATCACTTCTTTACGACCACGAGGATCTAGCGCTGAGGTCGGTTCGTCACAAATTAATAATAATGGTTGATTTAGTAACGCTTGAGCAATCCCTAAACGTTGCTTCATGCCACGCGAATAAGTTGAGATTTTAACTTTTTCCGTCTGAGCTAACCCGACACGTTCTAGTAACCCTTGAATTGTTAACTCTAAATTATCAGTTTTAAAGCTTGTGATGCTCGCACAAAACTGTAAATATTCTTTAGCAGTCATGTAACCATAAAAATTCGGCACATCAGGACAATAGCCTATATAGCGATTGGTCGTTTCACCCCCCGCTATCACACGTTCACCATTCACAAAAATCTGACCCTCATCAGGCAACAGCTGACCTAATATCATATTCATGACAGTTGTTTTGCCGGCACCATTCTGACCAATTAACCCGTATATTTTGCCTTTTTTTAAGGTCAAATTAACGCCTTCGATAACCTTTTTTGGTCCGAAAGCTTTTTCTAAATGATTTATTTCTAAAATATTTGTCATGTTACTCGTCCCTTTCTAGTACAAAGAATAAAATAGGACCGACCAACTGGCCTAATATCACGATAAATAACCAAATCCATTTGCTAAGGTATTTAAAATGTTGTTTTTTTAATACTGACAGTACCGCAATAATCATTAAACCGAATTGTAAAATAATTAAGGGTAAAAATAATAAAAAGTTAGTCATTGACATGAGTGGCTCGCCACCTTTCTAAACGTGTAATAAGTTGTTGATAAACTGTTTCTTCGGCTAAATCACTAGCTAAACGCGGATCTTTTAGTAAGGCGACTAATTGATTAGCTAAAACCCCTTCATTGACGGGCATTTCTTTTCCCTCGTCTAACCCTTGAAGCCAATCATCAATTAAATCAAACAAATGATTACCTGATAGACGAATCGGATAGTCCGCTTGTTCAATCATGCTGACATAGTTTTCAAGCTCAACTAGAGCAAGATCAGCTTGCTTAAATTCCAGAAATTTTAGAGCCATATCGGCATAACCGTTTAATAGCACACCAGGATGAAAGTCTCTCAGTTCAAATAGCTCAATAATACTATCCGTTATCCCTTTCAAATAAGTAAAACGTTGATAGTCCTCCTCATACACTGCTAATTTTTCAAAATTACCGTATAAGTTCAACATAAATTGATAAGCCATTTTTTGAAGTAAGAGTTTCGCTTCATCAACCTCTCCTGACATCATCAAGGCTTGCGCCAAAATCGGCTGAGTCATGTACAATAATTGATTATCTTCTTCACTTTCTGCAATCACCTTTTGCGGTTCACCATGCATTAAATGACAACTCGGCCTTTAGTGCCGCTGCTTTAGCCGTTTCTTGTGCGCTTGCCGTTTTTTCAATCACAATATCTAAATACGCACGACACCAATTGACCGCTTCATTGACATGCTCAGGTTGTCGTTCGATTTGGAGATGATTAATCACGACTAAGCAATTAGATAATAACATTTTCGTTTCATTCAGATAGGCAAGTGATTCTGTTCTAATTCGACAAAAGGTCGGATAGAAACCTTGTTGAAGAAATGCCTTGCCCCAATTTTTATAAGAGTCATTGACGGCCGCTTGTGAAATTTCTTGGCTTTCAAATAGGTCATCAATCGTACAGCCGTAAAAATTAGCAATCACTGGTAATAAACTTATATCAGGAAAGGAGGCTCCTGTTTCCCATTTAGAAATCGCTCCCTTACTAATCCCCAAAATCGTCGCTAATTTTTCTTGTGTTAAGCCTTTTTCTAGACGTAGCTGCTTTAATTTATGGTTCATCGCTCTCACCTCTTATTCATCATACCCTAAATATAACATAGTGCCTAACGAATATTAGTTTACTTATAGTAGGATTTGTCTACTAATAGTAGACAACGTTCCAAGATTTTTCAATCCTTCACCACTAACTACACGAGCGCCCAAAAAACCTTTACCGTATCCGAAATATATTCCGATACGGTAAAGGTTAAAATAATATATCAAATTAACATAAACCCCCTTTGGAAACTAAGTTAGTTTCCAAAGGGGGTTGAATTATTTCTCTAATTTATCTTTAACTTCTTCTACTTTATCTTTAGCATCAGCGGCTACTTCTTTCACCTTGCCGATTGCTTGGTCAACTAGACCTTCAGCTTTTTGTTTGTTATTACCAGTTACTTCTCCAGCTACTTCTTTAGCTTTACCTTTAATTTTATCGCCTGTACCTCTATCTGCCATGATAATTCCTACTCTTATCTTTAACTATTTGCGACCTGTTAGCAACGACACAACTGCAACTAAAATGACTGCTCCTGCTATTGAAGGTACAAGGGCCATTCCTGCTAATGACGGTCCCCAACTACCTAAGATAGATTGCCCAATTGATGAACCTATCAATCCAGCAATAATATTTGCAATCCAGCCCATTGATGAGCCCTTGTTTGTGATAGCTCCAGCTACTGCCCCAATTATACCACCTACAATTAATGACCAAATAAGTCCCATCTTCTTTGCCTCCTTGTTAATTGATCACGTGACATACACTTGACGTTATACAACATTTATATAATATAATTTTAAACCGACTAATACTGAAAATGCAAGCGAAAGAGCTTACATCTCTAAACAGTTTATATCAAAAAATAACTTTAGAATAATATCACGTCATAAAATGTGACAATAAGTGACAAAAAAAGTTACTAACTAATATATAAACTTGTGACCTATCTATAGATTTGTTAAGATACGTCTAGCACAGCTAAAGGGGGCGCTACTATGAACCACTCAATAATCGAATTATATTTATCAATGAACGACCTAGACAAAGATGAATTACTCGTACTAATGAACCTGACTGACGATGAGTTAGATAGATACGATACACTATCGTTCTTTGATTTACCTGTTAAGCTTATTCATGGTTTAGCAGTCTTAAGCAATCGTCAAATCGGCGATGTCATGAACGAATTAGAGATGATGTATTTCTCACAAGATAAATTGCGCGGATTCGGATTTCTCTTACAACGCCACAATGTCTCATTTCCTGATTTAGAATTTGCACTCTACACTAATATTCAAGAAGCCGAAGATTTAGGCATCGCCGTTCTTCCCTTTATTCCAAATCTAATTAAACACAGAGACTTAACCATTACAGAAGCCATCGAAAAAGAAATGGAACAAGCTATTAAATTATTGAATGCAAAAATTAATGCGACAGGTGTCAATTATCTTGATGAATTTGATAAAACAGATTTTGATCCCAATGACTAAAACTATCTTTGATTAATAAACAAGACTGATGAAGGGAATGCCTCATCAGTCTTGTTTATTATGGCGCTTGATTGTAAGTCATGAGTAACTTCAAACAAGCAATACTGGGTATCTTCTTTAAAGTTTTATCACACTACTTACCTTTCTTCATTGACGCTAGACGTTCATAATTTTCAGTTCTAACCTTCATATCTTCTTTTGTATTCTCATACATTTCTTCAACCACATGTTCATCATGCTTAATGTTTATTAATGAAGAGAAGCGTGTTTGTTTTGCTAAGAATTCAGGAATTAGATCAAAGTCTGCTTTTTTAAAGTCAACTCTCATTGGATCCTTTCCTTTTTGTGTTAAACGTGGGTCGTAACGATACAATTGCCAGTAACCTGATTCAACCGCTTCTTGCGCACTTAAGTTGGCTTGACTCATCCCGCCTTTGATCCCGTGGTTAATACATGGCGTGTAACCGATAATTAATGACGGCCCTGGATAAGATTCAGCCTCAGCAATTGCTTTAATGGCTTGGTTTGGATTTGCATTGATGGCAATTTGGGCAACATAGACATTGCCATACGTTGCTGCAATCATCCCTAAATCTTTCTTCGTTGTTTTCTTACCAGAAGCAGCGAATTTTGCAATCGCTGATTGTGGCGTTGCTTTAGATGTTTGACCACCAGTATTGGCATATAACTCGTTATCCATTACTAGAATGTTGATGTCTTCACCAGATGCTAAGACATGATCAATACCACCGAAGCCAATGTCATACGCCCAACCGTCACCGCCGATTAACCACTGGCTAGGTTTCACAAACATGTCTTCGTGTTTCAGTAATTCTGCAAACTCAGGAGCGGTTTCTTGTTTCAAGGCTTCAGCTAAGTGAGTCGCGCGTTGACGAGTTCCTTGACCTTCTTCAAAATGTTCCAACCATTCATTCATAATTTGTCGTGTTTCTTCGCTACCTTGTCCACTTTCAAGTAATTCATGAACTTTGTTAGCAACGCGATGACGTTTCATTTGATTAGCAATGTGCATCCCATATCCAAACTCGGCGTTATCTTCAAATAATGAGTTACTCCATGCCGGACCTTGGCCTAAATGGTTAGTCGTATATGGGACTGAAGGTGCCGATGCGCCCCAAATTGACGAACAGCCTGTTGTATTCGCAATCATCATGCGATCTCCGTACAATTGTGTTAATAATTTAACGTAAGGCGTTTCCCCACACCCAGAACAAGCACCAGAGAATTCTAATAATGGTTGTTCAAACTGAGAACCTTTAACTGATTCTTTTTTCAATTTATTTTCTTTATGTTTTAAGGTCATTGAGAAAGCCCAATTAATCGCTTCTTCACGTTGTTCTTCATAAGGTTGCATGACTAATGCTTTTTGCTTAGCCGGACAAACATCTACACATAAACCACAACCTGTACAGTCTTCAACTGATACTTGAATACGGTAATTCATGCCGTCTTTTTTGAAGTCACGAGTAATGTAGCCTTCTGGTGCTGCTTCTGTTTCTTCTTCGTCTAATAAGAAAGGACGAATCGCAGCATGTGGACAAATAAAGGCACATTCATTACACATCGTACAAGCTTCAGGTTGCCATTCCGGTACTTCTAACGCAATACCGCGTTTCTCATAAGCGGACGTACCGTGTGGGATTGTCCCACCCAACATCCCGTTTTCAATTAAGTCATTCACTGATAATTTATCGCCTTCTTGACGATCTATCGGTTGTAAAATATTAAAAATGAATTTTGGCAAGTTAGGATTTTGCTCACGATCCTCATTTACTTCGATTGTCGCCCAATCTTCCGGTACCTCAATCTTGTGCAAGTGGTCAAATGTTTGATCGATTAAACGCCAGTTAGCTTCTACAATTTCACGCGATTTTTTACCATAAGCAGCATCTATTTCTTCGCGTAAATATGGTAAAAATTCTTCTCGAGGCATCAGTTTTGTCACCTCGAAAAAGGCAGCGGACATAACCGTATTAATACGGCGTCCTAAACCTTCTGCCTGTGCTAGCGCCATCGCGTTAATAATATAGAAATTAATGTGATGTTCACTGATATAGCGTTTTAATTTTTTTGGCAATAATTTAAGCACTTTTTCTTCATCCCACACGGTGTTTAACAAGAAAGTCCCGCCATCTTTTAGTCCTTTAATTAAGTCATATTTATGCAAGTAGGCAGCGTTATGACAGCCAACAAAGTCTGGATGCTCTACTAAATAGATGGAATCAATTGGCTCATCACCAAAACGAATATGAGAAACTGTTAAACCACCTGATTTTTTAGAGTCATACGAGAAGTAGGCTTGCGCGTATTTATCGGTATGGTTCCCGATAATTTTAATAGCTTGTTTATTAGCTCCAACCGTGCCATCAGATCCGAAGCCCCAGAATTTCGCTTGGAAAGTTCCTTCAGGTGTTAAATCTAACATTGGCGTTAATGGTAATGATAAATTTGTCACGTCATCTTTAATACCAATCGTGAAGCGTTGTTTCATTTCAGCAACCGGTAAACGTAAATGATCGTAGACAGAGACAATATGGTTGGGTGTCACATCTTTAGAGCCTATGCCGTAACGACCACCAATAACGATTGGACGATTTTCATGACGATATAGGACACTTTGAACATCTAATAATAACGGCTCACCA
This is a stretch of genomic DNA from Vagococcus zengguangii. It encodes these proteins:
- a CDS encoding CsbD family protein, coding for MADRGTGDKIKGKAKEVAGEVTGNNKQKAEGLVDQAIGKVKEVAADAKDKVEEVKDKLEK
- a CDS encoding ABC transporter ATP-binding protein, translated to MTNILEINHLEKAFGPKKVIEGVNLTLKKGKIYGLIGQNGAGKTTVMNMILGQLLPDEGQIFVNGERVIAGGETTNRYIGYCPDVPNFYGYMTAKEYLQFCASITSFKTDNLELTIQGLLERVGLAQTEKVKISTYSRGMKQRLGIAQALLNQPLLLICDEPTSALDPRGRKEVMDLLASLKEEMSVILSTHILSDIERVCDHIGILANGKLVREGRLQDVLAEHQTQAHYTLKFSEAWAYEAYLKEMTATGVQLVSHDQEQLMITTAESQAAILDKLSQHHYPIESLVKEQQTLEKLFLEETNA
- the nifJ gene encoding pyruvate:ferredoxin (flavodoxin) oxidoreductase, translated to MRKTKTMDGNTAAAYISYAFTEVAAIYPITPSSTMAEVVDDWSSKGQKNIFGDPVKVVELQSEAGAAGTVHGSLKTGALTTTYTASQGLLLMIPNMFKIAGELLPTVFHVSARAIATNALSIFGDHSDVMATRQTGFAMLAEGSVQEVMDLSAVAHLASIEGSLPFINFFDGFRTSHEIQKVEVLEYDELGKLLDEDALERFRKRGMNPNHPTVSGTAQNPDIYFQSRETVNRYYDEIPGIVQKYMGEINQLRGTNYDLTAYYGDPEATEVIISMGSVTPTIRQTVDYLNAQGRKVGHIVIHLYRPFPAENLLAHLPETVERIAVLDRTKEPGSDGEPLLLDVQSVLYRHENRPIVIGGRYGIGSKDVTPNHIVSVYDHLRLPVAEMKQRFTIGIKDDVTNLSLPLTPMLDLTPEGTFQAKFWGFGSDGTVGANKQAIKIIGNHTDKYAQAYFSYDSKKSGGLTVSHIRFGDEPIDSIYLVEHPDFVGCHNAAYLHKYDLIKGLKDGGTFLLNTVWDEEKVLKLLPKKLKRYISEHHINFYIINAMALAQAEGLGRRINTVMSAAFFEVTKLMPREEFLPYLREEIDAAYGKKSREIVEANWRLIDQTFDHLHKIEVPEDWATIEVNEDREQNPNLPKFIFNILQPIDRQEGDKLSVNDLIENGMLGGTIPHGTSAYEKRGIALEVPEWQPEACTMCNECAFICPHAAIRPFLLDEEETEAAPEGYITRDFKKDGMNYRIQVSVEDCTGCGLCVDVCPAKQKALVMQPYEEQREEAINWAFSMTLKHKENKLKKESVKGSQFEQPLLEFSGACSGCGETPYVKLLTQLYGDRMMIANTTGCSSIWGASAPSVPYTTNHLGQGPAWSNSLFEDNAEFGYGMHIANQMKRHRVANKVHELLESGQGSEETRQIMNEWLEHFEEGQGTRQRATHLAEALKQETAPEFAELLKHEDMFVKPSQWLIGGDGWAYDIGFGGIDHVLASGEDINILVMDNELYANTGGQTSKATPQSAIAKFAASGKKTTKKDLGMIAATYGNVYVAQIAINANPNQAIKAIAEAESYPGPSLIIGYTPCINHGIKGGMSQANLSAQEAVESGYWQLYRYDPRLTQKGKDPMRVDFKKADFDLIPEFLAKQTRFSSLINIKHDEHVVEEMYENTKEDMKVRTENYERLASMKKGK
- a CDS encoding helix-turn-helix domain-containing protein, producing MNHKLKQLRLEKGLTQEKLATILGISKGAISKWETGASFPDISLLPVIANFYGCTIDDLFESQEISQAAVNDSYKNWGKAFLQQGFYPTFCRIRTESLAYLNETKMLLSNCLVVINHLQIERQPEHVNEAVNWCRAYLDIVIEKTASAQETAKAAALKAELSFNAW
- a CDS encoding PLDc N-terminal domain-containing protein; the protein is MSMTNFLLFLPLIILQFGLMIIAVLSVLKKQHFKYLSKWIWLFIVILGQLVGPILFFVLERDE
- a CDS encoding GlsB/YeaQ/YmgE family stress response membrane protein, translated to MGLIWSLIVGGIIGAVAGAITNKGSSMGWIANIIAGLIGSSIGQSILGSWGPSLAGMALVPSIAGAVILVAVVSLLTGRK